CTGGATCGCCGCGCAGCAGCCCGGCGCCTTCCTGAACATCGTCACGACTTACGCCTGGACCGGTTCCGGCTACGTCGTTCCTTCGGCGACTGCCAAGGGAGGCGTGTTGGCGCTCACGCGTTCGTTGGCCAGCGAATGGGGCAAGTACGGCATCCGCACCAACGCCATCGCCCCCGGACCGTTCCCCACGGAAGGCGCCTGGTCGCGCCTCGTGCCGCCCGGCATGGAGAACGCATTTGATCCAGCCAAGCGCATCCCGGTCGGCCGCTACGGTGAACATCAGGAACTGGCGAACCTCGCCGCCTACCTGCTCTCCCCCTTCGCAGGCTACATCAACGGCGAATGCGTCACTATCGACGGCGGCGAATGGTTACGCGGCGCGGGGCAGTTTAACTTTCTGGAAGAAGTTACCGCGGAACAGTGGGAGGCGATGCAATCCAAACTGCGCGGTAAGAAATAGGGCGCTACTCCGATTTGAAACGCGGAGGCGCAGAGGCGCGGCGAGGAGGAATTCAACCGCGAAAAACGCGAAAACCGTTCTTTTTTCGCGATATTTGGCGTACTTCGCGGTTAAATTCCTCTTCCCCTC
This genomic stretch from Planctomycetia bacterium harbors:
- a CDS encoding SDR family oxidoreductase, producing MTQHTDSMLPADSFRDQIIVITGGGTGLGYSMGKYLLQLGARLVICGRRAEVLEKAAAALQEETGGEVLAQPCDVRVPEQVDALLQAVLTRFGAVHGLINNAAGNFICPTERLSYNAFHTVVDIVLRGTANCTLCFGKHWIAAQQPGAFLNIVTTYAWTGSGYVVPSATAKGGVLALTRSLASEWGKYGIRTNAIAPGPFPTEGAWSRLVPPGMENAFDPAKRIPVGRYGEHQELANLAAYLLSPFAGYINGECVTIDGGEWLRGAGQFNFLEEVTAEQWEAMQSKLRGKK